In Amaranthus tricolor cultivar Red isolate AtriRed21 chromosome 3, ASM2621246v1, whole genome shotgun sequence, a single window of DNA contains:
- the LOC130807510 gene encoding universal stress protein A-like protein, producing the protein MSRNEPTRVMIGVNQSSIKGYPHASISSQRAFEWTLEKIVRDNISGFKLLFLHVQVPDEDGFDDMDSIYASPDDFQSMNNRDKKRGLHLLEYFVHRCHEIGIECEAWIRKGDPQDTICHEVKRIQPDLLVVGCRGLGPFQRVFVGTVSEFCAKHAECPVLTIKRHAEETPQDPVDD; encoded by the exons ATGAGCAGGAACGAGCCAACTCGCGTGATGATAGGGGTGAATCAGTCCAGCATTAAAGGCTATCCCCACGCCTCCATCAGCTCCCAACGTGCTTTTGAATGGACTCTTGAAAAGATTGTTCGAGACAACATCTCTGGCTTCAAGCTGCTTTTTCTCCATGTGCAAGTCCCTGATGAAGATG GATTTGATGACATGGATAGCATATATGCCTCTCCAGATGATTTTCAAAGCATGAACAACAGGGATAAGAAGAGAGGACTTCATCTCTTGGAGTATTTTGTCCACAGATGTCATGAAATCGGG ATTGAGTGTGAAGCATGGATTCGAAAGGGTGATCCACAAGACACTATCTGTCATGAGGTGAAGCGGATACAACCTGATTTGCTTGTTGTAGGGTGTAGGGGACTTGGTCCCTTTCAGAG GGTGTTCGTGGGTACTGTGAGcgagttttgtgccaaacatGCTGAATGCCCTGTCCTTACTATCAAACGGCATGCAGAAGAGACTCCTCAAGACCCTGTTGACGACTAA
- the LOC130807411 gene encoding tobamovirus multiplication protein 1-like, with product MAGLTLKSLVSARITRPELVLSWWDEINESTQWQDGIFFALCAAYALVSAVALIQILRIHLRVPHFGWTTQKVFHFMNFIVNGARAAIFGFHMYVFALKPKVLTLVLLEFPGLLFFTTYTLLVLFWAEIYYQAKSLPTDRLRAWYISINCVIYVIQVLIWLYLWMHDNSFVESVGQIFIAVVSFIVALGFLLYGGGLFSMLRRFPIESKGRRKKLHEVGSLTAICFTCFLIRCVMVVLSALDDNASLEVLDHPVLNLIYYMFVEILPSALVLFILRKLPPKRVSSHYHPGQYHPIR from the exons atggCGGGTTTGACGCTGAAATCATTAGTTTCAGCAAGAATCACAAGACCTGAGTTGGTTTTGAGTTGGTGGGACGAGATCAACGAGTCAACTCAGTGGCAAGATGGCATCTTTTTTGCCCTTTGTGCTGCTTATGCTCTCGTTTCTGCTGTTGCCCTT ATTCAAATTTTAAGGATTCACTTGAGAGTGCCTCACTTTGGTTGGACAACACAAAAGGTTTTTCATTTTATGAACTTTATTGTTAATGGAG CGCGTGCTGCTATTTTTGGATTCCACATGTATGTATTTGCTTTGAAGCCCAAG GTCTTAACATTGGTATTGTTGGAATTCCCTGGGCTTCTATTCTTTACTACATACACGCTGTTGGTTCTTTTCTGGGCTGAGATATATTATCAG GCTAAAAGTCTTCCAACAGATAGGCTTCGGGCTTGGTATATTTCAATTAATTGCGTTATTTATGTTATACAG GTTCTTATCTggttatacctatggatgcatgaTAACAGTTTTGTTGAATCCGTAGGACAAATATTTATCGCAG TGGTGTCCTTTATTGTAGCACTTGGTTTCTTGCTGTACGGAGGAGG GTTATTTTCCATGTTGCGGCGCTTCCCAATTGAATCAAAGGGACGAAGAAAGAAACTTCATGAG GTAGGATCATTGACAGCAATTTGTTTCACCTGCTTTCTCATTCGCTGCGTTATG GTTGTATTATCTGCCTTGGATGATAATGCTTCCCTCGAAGTCTTGGATCATCCCGTGTTGAATCTCATATACTACATg TTTGTTGAGATCCTGCCTTCTGCACTTGTCCTATTTATATTGCGAAAGCTCCCTCCGAAAAGAGTATCAAGTCATTATCACCCAGGTCAATACCATCCAATccgttga